GTGTGCTCGCCCTCGCGCACCAGGGCCATGTAGGCGCGCAGGCCCGCCATGCCCATACCGGTGCCGCGCAGGTGCAGCAGGAAGCGCAGCAGGCTCAGTTCACGTTCGCTGTAGCGGCGGTCTCCTCCGCTGGCGCGGGGCACGTCCAGCAGGCCCTCGCGGTCGTAGTAGCGCAGGGTGTGCGGGCTGACACCCAGCTGCGCGGCGGCGTCCTGAATGCTCAGGTGGGGGGTGGGCTCGGTCATGCCTGCACCGTACGCCTTCGAGTGCGCTCGAAGTCAAGACCACGCCCAGCGGGAGCGTTGCCTGTGCAACGGGTGCGCCGCCGGTCAGGTGGCGGTGTCGAGCAGCAGCCGCGGTCGGAACTTCAGGCCGTCCGCCGCGACCAGGTGCGCCGGGACGCCGTTCACGTGCCGCATGGCCCGCTCGGGCGGCACGCCGTGCAGGTGACCGTACACGATCAGGTCAGGCCGTGCGTCGTCGATCACGCGCGTGATGGGGTTGGCGGGGTACGGCGGGGTGCCCGGGGGATAGTGCAGCATCAGGATGAGGTGGTCGCCGGGCTGCCGGAGTCTGCGCGCAGCCTGCACGCTGAGGCTCAGGCGTTCCGCCTCGCGTTCCAGCAGGCGCTGGTCGTCCGTGCCGAGGGGCTCGAAGCCGGGTGTGGTCCAGCCGCGCGAACCGCACACCACGACGTTCCCCACCCGCACGGCGTCGTTCACGACCGCCAGCATGCCCTCGGGGAGGGCCGCGCGGAGTTTCGACGCGGTGGGCCACCAGTAGTCGTGGTTGCCGCGCAGCAGGACCTTCGTGCCCGGCAGCGCCGCGACGGGTGCGAGGTCCTGCATCGCGTCGGGCAGCCGCATCGCCCAGGACAGGTCGCCGGGCAGCAGGACCAGATCCCCGCCTGTGACGGTGGCGCGCCACTCGTCGAAGATCGCCTGGGGGTGCCCGGCCCACTGCGGCCCGAACACCGTCATGGGTTTCGGGGTGCAGAAGGCGAGGTGCAGGTCAGCGATCGCGTACACGCGCATGGGCAGTCTCCGGGGGTGGGGTGGGCGGGTGGGCGTGGCGAAAGGGCCCTCCCGGGTGGGGAGGGCCCTGTCATGGATGGTCGGGGCGAGAGGATTCGAACCTCCGACCCCGTCGTCCCGAACGACGTGCGCTACCAGGCTGCGCTACGCCCCGAACCCGACCATCACCCGCCGCCGGGCGGCTGGGCAGGGAGAAGTCTACGCGGCCCCCCCCGGGGTGTCAAGCGAACGCGCCGCTCCGGTCAGGCCTCCGGAGCGGCGCGCGGCGCAGGTTACTTCAGTTTGGCGAGGGTCGCTTTGGCGGTTTCCTCGTCACGTTTTTCCCAGAAGGTGTTCGCGCTGAAGCCAATCGCCTTCTCAAGCTGCGCGGCCGCGTCGGCCTTGCGGCCCTGGAGGATCAGGGCGTTGGCATATTCGATGCGGTGCACGGCGGTGGTGGGTTCCAGCGCGATGGCCTTCTCGAAGTTGGGGATGATCTGGTTCTTGTCCGCGCCGGTCGCGCGGGTGGCGATGAAGCCCTTGGAGATCAGGTTGGCGTGCCACAGACCCAGGGCCACGTACGCGCC
The Deinococcus sedimenti DNA segment above includes these coding regions:
- a CDS encoding MerR family transcriptional regulator; the encoded protein is MTEPTPHLSIQDAAAQLGVSPHTLRYYDREGLLDVPRASGGDRRYSERELSLLRFLLHLRGTGMGMAGLRAYMALVREGEHTAPARRALLVAHQHEVETRLRDLQADLTAIRAKIARYDTHLACDGTTALPLPPLTTTARKDYA
- a CDS encoding metallophosphoesterase, with the translated sequence MRVYAIADLHLAFCTPKPMTVFGPQWAGHPQAIFDEWRATVTGGDLVLLPGDLSWAMRLPDAMQDLAPVAALPGTKVLLRGNHDYWWPTASKLRAALPEGMLAVVNDAVRVGNVVVCGSRGWTTPGFEPLGTDDQRLLEREAERLSLSVQAARRLRQPGDHLILMLHYPPGTPPYPANPITRVIDDARPDLIVYGHLHGVPPERAMRHVNGVPAHLVAADGLKFRPRLLLDTAT